In Bacillota bacterium, one genomic interval encodes:
- a CDS encoding PspC domain-containing protein: MRKLYRSRRDRVVSGVCGGLADYFGVDVTVIRLLWAIAVFAAGTGVVAYIVAILIIPLEPCGHDQSGPTQEPRP, from the coding sequence ATGCGTAAACTATACCGTTCGCGTCGGGACCGGGTCGTCTCCGGAGTGTGCGGCGGGCTGGCCGACTACTTCGGGGTCGACGTTACCGTCATCCGGCTTCTGTGGGCCATCGCCGTATTCGCCGCCGGTACCGGGGTGGTCGCCTACATCGTCGCCATCCTGATCATCCCGTTGGAGCCCTGTGGTCACGACCAGTCCGGGCCGACCCAGGAGCCGAGGCCCTGA
- a CDS encoding PspC domain-containing protein, giving the protein MHRLYRSRHERVIAGVCGGLAEYFRVDVTVIRLLWAVAVFAAGTGVIAYIVAVLIIPEEPYGYNGGYSSSGGPGSGPTGPTGTSGTGTDAGSGAAGPTGSSSPSGPARVNGSRWPHSTGNPSAVFGWILLGLGLVFLVRNFLPWIGWGWFWPLALVAFGLVILVNSLRGEHK; this is encoded by the coding sequence ATGCACAGACTATATCGTTCACGCCATGAGCGGGTCATCGCCGGCGTGTGCGGCGGGCTTGCCGAGTACTTCCGGGTCGACGTTACCGTCATCCGGCTCTTGTGGGCCGTCGCCGTCTTCGCCGCCGGAACCGGCGTCATCGCCTACATCGTGGCCGTCCTGATCATCCCGGAGGAACCCTACGGATACAACGGCGGCTATAGCTCGAGCGGCGGCCCGGGGAGCGGGCCGACTGGGCCGACCGGGACGAGCGGGACCGGGACCGACGCCGGATCCGGCGCGGCCGGGCCGACTGGTTCGAGCAGCCCTTCCGGACCCGCCCGGGTCAATGGGAGCCGCTGGCCCCACAGCACCGGTAACCCTTCCGCCGTCTTCGGTTGGATCCTCCTCGGGCTCGGCCTGGTCTTCCTGGTCCGCAACTTCCTCCCCTGGATCGGCTGGGGTTGGTTCTGGCCCTTGGCTCTGGTCGCCTTCGGTCTGGTCATCCTGGTCAACTCGCTGAGGGGAGAGCACAAGTGA